The window TACCGGCGAGGATCGACTGGATACCCACTGGTCAGAAACTCGAGTCTGCACCGCGGGATGTTCCCATACTCTCCACAGAGTGTGAGATACAACAGCATGTAGTCCTCTTGATAGAGCCGGTTCACGAAGACGACACGCCCGTACTCTGTGTCATCTAGATCACCCCGATCAAATCGCTCTTCGAATGTTTCCAGACACGTGACGAAGTTTTCGATGCCGATGCCGCCCCAAGACCCGCTCGGATACTGAAACGTGAACCAGTTCTCGTCCGTATTGGCCATCGTCGACAATCGCTTGAGGCCATCAGCGACGAGCTGGATGTCTACTTCTCGGCGCTCACCCCCAAACTTCACCGGCTGGTCGAATCCAAAATAGCTCGTGAGAAACGTACAGATGATCCCCCGATCCGGATTCTCTGTCGGACCTGTGTTCAGTTGCTGGAGGTCTAACTGAGAGTTGGAGCTCCGTGGCCGTGCGTCCACCCCCTGCCAGACCCCTTCTTCCGGAACCGGATATGGAAGGCTGATCAAGCTCTCTGAGAGTACCCTGAGGTATGCGATCTCGAACGGAATCTTCTCCACTTTGGCGTATTCTTCGAGTTGCTTGACCGCTGTCTCGGGAAGGTCCATCTTCGTCCCCATGCTGGAGTCACTCTGAATGCAGTCTTAACTCTTCCAGTAACTGTTTCCATATCACTATATCTAAATAGATAAAACGGCCTTCTGATACGATAGTTCGATTACTGCATCTCTTTGTGCATATTCCTTGCATTGTTTGTGCAGCACCCGCCGGTTTCCCTCCTAGGGGCCTCCTGTTCGGTCTCTCGTTACAGCCGATTTATCACCCTCAGTCGGCTGGGAGGGTGCTCTCATCCCTTCGCACTGCATCATGCGAGTCGACGACCTCACACCAGCGGAGTTGTACCGCCTGCAGGCCATCATCCAACGCATTCACGACGACTACCTCGCGTGGACGTCGCCGTTCGAACGCGAGCAATTACCCGAGAAAGCCGCGCTGGAGGGCATTCCCCGTGGCGAACCTCGTGCCCGCCATCTCACGTTTTCTCTTCTGCTGAGTTACGATACTGATTCTCGGAGCCTCTGGGAGACGACTCGTCGACTGTGGCACGACTACCCCTGGTTGTTCGAGCCCCGAGCGCTCGTGGTGGACCGGAATAGAACAGCGGTGACTCGGATCTTCGAGCGGAACGGTATCCGCTACTGGCGACGGGATGCGGCAGCCTGGTATCTACTGGCATCGAGACTCGTCGAATCGTATCGAGGGTCTGTACTGTCGCTCGTTGCGAGTGTCGAGTGTGATGCACTGCGGTTGCTTCGGCGAGTGCGTAGTGAGGGGTTCCCGGCTCTCGACGGAGAGGAGATTGGCCCGCACTGGTGTCGCTTGCTTCACGAAGACGTCGTGCGTCTCTACCGGATCGACCGGATTCTGTTCCCTGTCGATGTGTCGCTAGTGAGAGTGAGCAGGGCGTTGGTCGGTTCGTTCGAGTCTCTTGAAACCGTGCGAGTGTTCTGGGATGAATTCTGTTCACTGTCGGGGTTCGATCCCGTCCTCGTCGACCGGTCGCTTTCGTTGGTCGGGACGCACTGGGAGGAGTGGGGGCGAGAATACGTGGACAACGTGTGTTCGGCAGTCAGCTGGTGACTCAAGTAGTCGATCCGTTCGCTGTACCCCCACCACAGTATCTGGCTTCCTGTGAACGGTGTACTGTGACTCTGCTGAATAGAAGCAGTACCAGCGCTCGGATCTCAGAACAGGCTCGATATCAGAGCTGAAAGGAACGAATCGGGCAGGTACGTTACGTGTTCAGTGGATGTCGGAGTGTCCACTCATCGGCAGTTGGGTCGATCCTACTCGGTTCGCTCCCACGTGACTCGAGAATCCCAGCGTGATACAGCATCGCCTTCAACTGGAAGACGGTCGGTGAGTGATACACGTTCCCGTCGGTGAGTTCTGCACGCCGGAGATCTCCCTCTTCTGTTAGGACTCGGCTCCGGACGTCGTCGGTGCCACGGAGGAACAGTTCGATCGTGAACGTCGGATGGTGCCTGTGGAGCCATTCGACGAGATCGACCAGTGAGGGTGTGCTGTTCCCTCGGTCGTGCATCGTCTGGAGTTCCTCGACGAGCAACTGTGTCGCCGGGTACGCCCAGACGACACGGCGAGCGACGAGTCCCCACTCGGGAGCGATTTCACAGAACCGTTTCCGTGATCCTTTCCACTCGGTGAACGCGTCGAGCGCGTCATCTACCGAGCCGTATCGATCGAATGCAAAGCGGACGACCTCTCTACCCAGTGGCGTCAGTTCGATCTCGTGAGGCTCCTCTTCGATCAGTCCCAGAAACGACGCGCCCCTCCGGGCACCGTCTGTCTCTCCGACGACCCGCTCGTCGACGATCGAGTCTGTCTCCTCGGCGTGATAGACTGCGAGTGGATATGCGAGGTAGTTCTTCGGGTGATTCAGACTGAACGATTTGTCTGCAACGCCCTGGGCGGTCGCCTGAAACCGGATCGCACTCGCTTCGTCTGACGTTCGGTTCCCGACTACTCGTGGGACTTCGAGAGGCGTTACCTCGCCGTCTGATTCGACACCGAGCACGCCGACGTTCAGTTCCCGAGCGAGGGTTCGGTCCGCCTGTGAGATCGCTGCTCTCGGCCCGGAGACGTATGCTGCGTTCGCCTCATGCAGTCTGTCGTACGCCTGGACGATTCCGCGCTCGATATCGACAGTGCCGCTATCGGTGTATCCCTTCGCCTCGATCGCGACGAGTGGTGGTTCTTCGCCGAAGCGTTCGACCGCGAGATACTCAGAGTCGAGGAGACGTACGCCGACGAGATCTGGATACCCCGAGCCGATCTGGACGTGGTTGAACGGTGCGAGTTCCTCCCGGATTCGAGAGGGCACTGGCTCGTCGTGCAGCCAGTTGCTTGTGGCGAACTGCGTGTCGACGACTGCGTAGGCGTTCTGCTCGCTCTCGTCGGGAAACAGACGACGCTTCGTGTGGGCGAGAACCTGTGGTTCTGACAGCGCCGTGCTGGCCATGCCTCAGGCTGTCGGGGCGAGTACATGAAGCTTCGGCAGTCGTCGTGAGTACGAGACGGCGTGTCTCTCGGAAGTCCGTTCACAGTCGGGAAACTGTGCTCAGTCGGCTCTATTAAAACTCTTCTGCCGCTGATAGTTTACTGAGGCCGTGCTGAATACAGAGGATGAGTTCAGCATAGAGTCCAATTTCTCTCACACAGAAGCCAATGAATTGGTCTTCAGTACGTGCACCTATCTATCGACAACTCGCCTTATGAGCAATAACGCCACGCAGAGCGCGAGGAGTATTAGCCCCTCATCAAGTGATAAAAACGACGTAAGGTCGAGATATCCAATAATCACGGTGAGTAGAGACATCAACAGGTAGATTGCCTCAAATCTGGTTAAGTCAAGCACGGATGCGTGAATTTGCTGTTGTAATTATAAAACACGGGGGAACGAAGTCTTGTTCTCGGCGCCGATCATATTTAAGTGGTTTTCTGTAGCCATTGACCCGTTAGAGCATATTATAGTTGGCAAGTCGTGACCGACTCGCGCGCTATATTCAGCACGCGATACCTATCAGGCATTGAGGGTTTCAACAGAGCCGCTCAGTCCTGTAACTCGAAACCGAACCTCTCGTTGGCATATACCCCTGAGTTCACACCGTACACCTCACAGACAGTGGCGAGCGTTGTCTATCCGCGATTGTCCCTACCTCTCTCGTTGCGTCATCACTGTGGTCGAGATCGAGTGGCTCACTACAGTAGTCGTCTGGCGTAGTTCATAAATAGTATGAATGCGTAGTTTGGAGAAGAGAGATGGCTCGGATCACTGGCTCGTACCCGGACGACCTCGACCTCCTCATCGAGGGTGCTGTCGAGGCTGGTGTGTTCGGGGGCAAGAGCGATGCCTTGCGAGAGTTCGTGCGTGAATACTTCGAGGACCACAAAAACGAGCGCATTGCAGCTGCCGTTGCTCTGTACGAACGGGAACGGGTCACACTCGGTGATGCTGCGAGACTCGCTAGTGTCGATCGCTGGACCATGCGTGATATTCTCCGTGAGCACGGCGTCACGATCCGCGTCGGACTCGTCGACGAAGCGGACGCAGCCTACGAAACGGAGGCAGCGAGTGAACTCGAATTCAGTGATGAGGACTCGGCCGACGATGAGCCACCTGCGAAATGACAGGTGACGATGTTCCAGGGAACCCGAGCGTCCTGAACACCACTGTCCTCTCGAATTTTGCATATATCGACCAGCTCTGGGTGGTCAGAGGACTCGCTGGAATCTGCTCGGTTCCAGCCGTTCACGAGGAACTGCAAAACGGCGTTGATGCTCATCCGTATCTGCACGCAGCACTCGATATACTCGACGACGAAATTCCAGTCGTGACGATTTCAGACACCGTCGCAAACAGAGAGGCGGTTGCCAGGCGCCATCTCGACGCCGGTGAGGCACAGGCGTTCGCGTTTGCAGACGCACACGACGGTCGACTGCTGACCGACGATGGAGATGCTCGCTCGTTTGCGAAAGAACAGGGTGTGACCGTCGTCGGGTCGGTCGGCGTCCTGTTGGCCGCGATCGATGCTGGAAAGATCGATGAATCAACCGCAGACGAGTGGCTGTCACGATGGATCGATGAGATTGGTTTCTACGTGCCGTATCGAACGATCTCGGAGTATCGATGACCGGCTTTCTCGGAGTTCGGAATCGCTGAGTGGACAGGAGTCGGGAGTTGCGTTGATAGCACAGATAGTTTTTCTGTGAGGGGATATCCACCCGCGTGGATTCTCGACGAGTAGGTCAGTATTGCGGCTCGAACACGAGATCCTCGTGACTGTACGAGTACGTGCTCACGCCCTCATCATCACAGATCTCGGCGAGACTCGCAGGCGACAGAGAACCGGGATTGTCTACTGCGTCGTCGAGTTTCGGCTGGAAGGTGAGAGTGATGTCCCTGTCTTGCTCTTCGTCGACGTCGACGACGATCCCGAGGTCCGGATCGTCGTAATCCGGCTTGATAACATAATCACCCACGGTGAAGGGTTGCTCGGCGCGTTCGAGATTCGTGTGCTTGTAGGTGTACAGTCGAATGTCCTGGTCGTCACAGTACGAGGCGAGTTTCGCAGGATGGATCTCTCGCCAGTCGCCGGGTCCTTCGTCCAGCGTACTCGGGAACGCGACGCTCACCGCCTCACCGTCCATCGTCTGCCCGTAGAGGCTCACGTCCGCTTCTGGAGGGAGGACTTCGACCACGACTGCGACCGAGGCGTCGTCGTCGGACTTCTGGACCCGATCTCCCGGCTTGAACGGATTCTGTGGCTTCTGATTCAGGTGTGCCGTGTTCGGCCCGAGGTCGTGCAACTCGTTCATCGGCCGTGCCGCGAGGTGGGCCAGCTTGTCGGGTTCGTCGCCGGTGTACTGCTTCTGCATCTCGACCTTCGATTTCAGTGTCTCAACGTGCTCCCACCCCAGCAAGATCAGTGCGTCCTCGTTGTCCCGGTGCCAGACCATCACCACGATGTCGTCGTCCGGGTCGGTTTCGAGGATCGACGCTGGCTTGAACGCCGAGACGTCACGCGAGGTCTTCACGTCGACCTCGTAGCCGAACACCTCGAAGTCGTATCCTGCAAAGCTCTCGGGATTACACCGTCTGATTGCTTCCTCGTTTACCCACTCCCACGTTTCGACGGGGAGGTACTCTCTACAGAATTGCTCGAAAGCGAGTTCGCCGAGGTTACCGATCCGCTTGACCGACTGTTGCTCTGCTCCCTGAATGACTGCCTGGTGGTGGGCCCGCTCGCGGTCGATCTCGTCGGGGGTGTAGACGTACACACCCGGCTATCTGTCGAACAGTAGTATAATTATTCTGTTGTAAATTGGCTGAACACACTGGACTGTGGGTCGTGGTTGAGATGTCGGGAAGACAGCCGGTCCGGGCACTTTTCGGCTCAACCGCTCGGATCTACCTAGTGAGCACACTGTTCTGATTTTTTTCGCGTCATCTCAGGCGATGACGACTGAACAGCCCAGCAACGGAGTCACACTGATTTCGAGTGAAGGTTCAAATACCAGATCGGCCCCAGGAGAGGTATCGTGACTACACCAGACGAGTGCCTTGACGCACTCCGAGAAGCGGCTGATCGTCTCGGAAAGTCACCCTCGAAGCCCGAGTATGAGCAACTCGGACTCACACCGTCCGCTTCAACGGTTCTACGGCATCACGGATCGTGGAACAAGGCGAAAGAACGCGCAGGCTTGGAAACGAGTGCCAGCTCTGGGTCTCGACTTGGAGACAAACCCAAACACGTCACACTACCTGAAGGAGAGTCGTGGGAAGACCTCAGTCAGGATCAGCGTTGGCACTACAAGAACAGGGAGTGGAACACTGAGCGCACACTCGCACGGCGTCAAGAACATCGGAAATGGATTCGAACACTCAAACGAGAGAGCAATGGTTGCCGTCAGTGTGGAGAGTCCGATCCTCGGTGTCTTGACTTCCATCATCGAAAGCCAAGCGAGAAAGAGATGGCCATCAACAAGATGGTGCTCTATGGCTACTCAAAATCCCGCATCAGAGCAGAGATCGAGAAGTGTGAACTTCTCTGTGCGAACTGTCACGCCCGATTTCACCGAACGAAACCTGGTGAAGAAATTCTCAGCACAGTAGGGGAAATGGATCTCTCTTCAGGGAAAGTCACAGAAGAGACCCTTGGTGAGCTGGAAGAGGTAGGATACACCAAGGCTGATCGCCTTAGGTTGTGGACCTCATTGTACAAGCGGGACCGCGGCTGTCAGAGCTGTGGTGAATCGGATCCGAGCTCTCTGCAGTTTCACCACGAAAACGGTGACAAGACTCGCGGTGTCGGAGCGATGATCTCGGATAGTTACCCAACCGAAGAGGTGCTAGCAGAAGTCAAGAAGTGTACTGTGCTCTGCGCTAACTGTCACCGGAAAACACACCGACGCTGATCGATCAGGAGAAAGCGACAGGATTTAGTACGACACTGCCGTCTGCCCAAGTGGAGTCCTGTGGTGTAGTGGCCAATCATGTGAGCTTCTGGGGCTCACGACGGAGGTTCGAATCCTCCCAGGACTATTCTCGATTCCTTCCGTGCTCAGTAAGGAGGAGAGCCATTTCGGTTCAGCCAACTGCCACCAGATCTCCCCTTGAAGTTTGGTAACGATGAGCGGCTGCCATGTCCTTATGACAGATTTTTGAGTGTAACTAGCAGTCCAGCTGAAGACGGGTTTAACCACAGTGGAGGGGCCGGTGCGTAATTTGGTTATATAGTCACAAAACGTAGTTTCAAGTCTTTTATCCGACTCCACTGAAGAAATGAGGAGCCTGTCGCTAGTTCACGTCAGGGACCGCGAGGCGTTTGAGCGGACCGTCACGACACCTGTAGAGATCACGGAAGACGCGCCTGGGGATCTAAACAGAGGCGACAAGCTGCGTCTCTGGGCTATTCACCACGACGACAGCGAGCGAAACAGAACAGAGTACGAGGCACTCGCGCCGGGAGACGGGGTAGTATTCCACGACGGTGAGAACGTATTCGCTGCCGGTGAGGTCGGGCGGCTGTTCGATGTCGAGCAAGCGGGTGCCGAACTCGGCGACTGGCTCTGGGATGACCCGCACCGAACACTGGCGTTCACAGTCGAGGAGTTTGTGGAGGGCCTCACTGTCTCGCTCGATGCTGTTTGGGAGGCATTCGGGTACGGCCCGGAACACAGTACGAGTACAGCACTCACTCGGGCTTCCGCATCTGCGCTCGATACGCTCGAACAGGAGTACGACACGTTGGAGGCGTTCTATGGCTGGCTCGTTGACGCACCAGAACATAGCCGCAAACTAGCCGCAGAGATCGAGCCGTCATCAACATCTTCGGCGCCGTATTACTGGGTAAATCAGAGCAATAACCCCGAGGAGATCGAGGAGGGATATCTACAGGCACCGCTTGACTCCTTCCCGAACTACGACCTCCGGAAACTCGAGCCGGGAGATCTCGTATTCAACTACCGAAATGGTGAGATAATCGGTGTTTCAGCGGTTGAGGGGCACGCCTACGTCGTAGACACAGACGCAGAAGAACAAAAGCACCGAGTGGACATCGATTTGGACCGATTTGCTGACCCAATTCGATTTGCCGATGTCTTCGAGTATCTGACTCGGGAAGACGTCCGGCTCGATAAGTACTATCCGGTTAACCCTGCAGGGATCAATCAGCAGTACCTGTTCAACCTAAGCGAGAAAGCAGGCGACTACCTACTCGAACGTGGACGTCACGAGAGCGTTCAAGTAGACCGACTCGAAGACCGCCTTTCCCTTCCGAGAGTCGAGATCGACCTCCCCTCTGAACTTCACTTTCCGGATGGTGAATCAGCACGACTCCAGCGCCAGATCAACGCCGCACTCAACGCTGGAAAACACATCATCTTGACCGGGCCGCCGGGCACCGGGAAGAGCCGACTCGCACGGGCAGTCGCAACCCAAGCTGCTGAAACAGCCGCAGTCGATGACTACACCTTCACCACTGCAACAGCGGAGTGGACGACGTTCGATACGGTCGGCGGCTACGTCCCGAGTCGAGAAGACACAGGATTAGAGTTCGATCCCCGACTCGTCCTGCAGTGTTTCCGTGACGACGAGGAGCTCGTCAGAAACGAGTGGCTCGTCATCGACGAACTGAATCGCGCTGATATCGACAAGGCGCTCGGCCCGCTGTTCTCCGTGCTGTCGCAGGACTCGGTCGAGCTCCCCTTTGAGCGGGACGAGCGCATCCGAATCGACTGGGTCGAAAATCGAGACCAAGATACCTTCGAGTCGATCGCACGAAGCCCGGATCGCTTCCCCGTGACGCCCGCGTGGCGGCTGATCGGGACGATGAATACGTTCGACAAGACATCGCTGTATGATCTCTCGTATGCGTTCATGCGCCGGTTCAGTTTCATCCATGTCGGCGTTCCCGGACTCACCACAGACACGGGGGCGGTCGACTACTCACTGCTCGACCCGAGCGGACAGACGAACTACGCCACTAAGTGGGCGAGAGCGACCCCAGAACTGCAGGACACCATCGTGGAGTATCACCGAGAGCTGAGCCTCATCTGGGCGATCATCAACGACTATCGGACAATCGGCCCGGCCATCGTCCGGGATATGCTGGGGTATCTGGACGCCGCAGAGGGCGGTGACGATACGACGCCACTCACCACCGCGATCATCACCCTCGTCTTCCCGCAGTTGGAGGGAATGCGTCAGTCCGAACAGCGGGCGCTCATCGAGGACCTCACCACCGGAAGCCTTCGCGGGGAGGCCAAGACTGGAGAAGACGACCCATCGGAATCGGTCGAGCTCCGGATCGATGCTCCATATCTCCGTGCGAAGGCACGCGACTTCTTCGAGTTGGACATCGAGGAGTGACGGTCGTATGGTGAAGACACCACCCGAAGAGCTGGCCTCGTACGTGACCGATGAGCTAGTGACGTATCTCGGGAGCGGTCGTCTCAATGAATTCGCACTCACAGCAGCAATCGACTTTTCTGGGTTGGATATCGAAGGACTGGATCAGCTCAAACAGTTGCATTTCGTGCTGAGTGATGACGTCGTCGAGTTCATACACAAGCTCCCTGAGCGGCTCCGTCGAGTCAAGTCAGTGAGCAAGCAGACGAGTCAACTCGAACGCGGGGCAGTTCGCGGAAAGATCGATTGGCAGGAAACGATCCAGACCCGTGCGAAGACTGGATTCGATGACCGGACCGTGTTCGTCGTCGACCGGCCAGAAGTCGAGTATGACATCCCGGAGAATCGTGTCTTGAAGAAGTTGCTTGCGGTAATTGCCGAACCACTCGCACGGGATATCGAAGGGACGACGCAGGGATGGCGAGCAGCGTGGGATGATACCGATATTGTGCGTCTCCAGCGAACGCTGGCGAACAACGTTTATCTTGACGCCCTGCCGGACCCAGCCGAAATTTCGCTTTCCGGACGAGATCTTGAAACAGCGAGACGATCCAGACACCGTCTCTACGCTGATTCGGCGCGACTCTACCGGCTGTACGACGACTTATTGAACGACCGGCTAGACCGTCCAGCAGTACAGAAACTTCTCCAAGAGACGCTTGTCGTGCCCACAGAACCGCATCGACTTTTCGAGTTGTGCTGTGTGTTCGGGACGATACGTCGACTGCAACGAGCGTACGGCGAGCTGACTCTCCAGCGAGTCGAACCCGGGATGGATGAACTCGCTCGCTTGGAGAGTGACAAACACCGGATCGACGTCTACTACGACCAGACCGGTCCACTCCAGTTCACAGAGTCACTGCCATCGGTTGCAGAACTGCAGGACCGGGGCGCGGATGAACAGTTCATTCGACTGGCACGCGCAGGTGAAACACACCAGGAGGCAATGGAAACCTTCCTCGGTCAATCCAGTGAGAGATTGCTATACAGCGGACGGCCTGACGTTCTCGTGTTACGGTACGAGAGGGATCAAAAAGCGGATGGGGTGTTAACTGACTGCGTGATTGGCGAGGCGAAGTACACCGAATCAGAGGCGACGTTTTCTGTGGGAGTGCGAGAGCTACTGGAGTATGTGACCTTCGCACGTGATGAGAGTGGGTATTTGGAGGACTCCACTGTAGAGATAACAGGCGTGATTTACACGGACGGCGTCGAGACAACAACTGACCGTGGGTCAGGGCTTCGCCATCTCTCCACTGATGCGATTTTCCAGGAACAGTAAGCTCGAGGTGGACTGATACTTCTGTGCGACTCTCTTACCACCCAACAGGCAGGGCGCTAACAAGGTAACGCACTGTCGGCAGATATCCTATAATCGAATACGACACAACGCAGAGACCGGATGAAGCCGGCGGATGATCCGATTCTGGAAGTCATCCGGAGCGATGGCAACATGACTCCCCTCGCAGTGTCCAAAGAAGGCTGGGTGCCGCGTGTCGACATTACCCGAAACTACGCTGGCCAGCGTTGTCGGGCACTCGCACGTCGGGGTATGCTCCGTTGCCTCGACAAGGGATTGTACGGAATCACCGACGAAGGTCTCCGCTACCTCGACGAAGAACTCGACGCCAACTCGCTCGAAGAACGCGAGTCCATCAAGCCCGACAGCGAGTAGCCTATTCTCTGCAGAGGTGTCGGCTCGGTTACTTTCACTCGATTCGCCACGTTTACTACTGGTTCTGCGTATCGTGTACATGCTTCTCACAGGTCGTGGGAAGCGCCGTTCCGGTGTCTCCAGCACCGGGGCTTCTGCGACGGCGCTCCAACTCCGTGGTTAGTAGATGGTAGCCAAAAGAGTCAGCCACGGACGCACGGCGGAAGTGGAACTGGAATCCGGGGTCAGTGGGAGTCGGAATC of the Salinirubrum litoreum genome contains:
- a CDS encoding AAA family ATPase gives rise to the protein MRSLSLVHVRDREAFERTVTTPVEITEDAPGDLNRGDKLRLWAIHHDDSERNRTEYEALAPGDGVVFHDGENVFAAGEVGRLFDVEQAGAELGDWLWDDPHRTLAFTVEEFVEGLTVSLDAVWEAFGYGPEHSTSTALTRASASALDTLEQEYDTLEAFYGWLVDAPEHSRKLAAEIEPSSTSSAPYYWVNQSNNPEEIEEGYLQAPLDSFPNYDLRKLEPGDLVFNYRNGEIIGVSAVEGHAYVVDTDAEEQKHRVDIDLDRFADPIRFADVFEYLTREDVRLDKYYPVNPAGINQQYLFNLSEKAGDYLLERGRHESVQVDRLEDRLSLPRVEIDLPSELHFPDGESARLQRQINAALNAGKHIILTGPPGTGKSRLARAVATQAAETAAVDDYTFTTATAEWTTFDTVGGYVPSREDTGLEFDPRLVLQCFRDDEELVRNEWLVIDELNRADIDKALGPLFSVLSQDSVELPFERDERIRIDWVENRDQDTFESIARSPDRFPVTPAWRLIGTMNTFDKTSLYDLSYAFMRRFSFIHVGVPGLTTDTGAVDYSLLDPSGQTNYATKWARATPELQDTIVEYHRELSLIWAIINDYRTIGPAIVRDMLGYLDAAEGGDDTTPLTTAIITLVFPQLEGMRQSEQRALIEDLTTGSLRGEAKTGEDDPSESVELRIDAPYLRAKARDFFELDIEE
- a CDS encoding twitching motility protein PilT → MTGDDVPGNPSVLNTTVLSNFAYIDQLWVVRGLAGICSVPAVHEELQNGVDAHPYLHAALDILDDEIPVVTISDTVANREAVARRHLDAGEAQAFAFADAHDGRLLTDDGDARSFAKEQGVTVVGSVGVLLAAIDAGKIDESTADEWLSRWIDEIGFYVPYRTISEYR
- a CDS encoding UPF0175 family protein, with protein sequence MARITGSYPDDLDLLIEGAVEAGVFGGKSDALREFVREYFEDHKNERIAAAVALYERERVTLGDAARLASVDRWTMRDILREHGVTIRVGLVDEADAAYETEAASELEFSDEDSADDEPPAK
- a CDS encoding McrC family protein, whose amino-acid sequence is MVKTPPEELASYVTDELVTYLGSGRLNEFALTAAIDFSGLDIEGLDQLKQLHFVLSDDVVEFIHKLPERLRRVKSVSKQTSQLERGAVRGKIDWQETIQTRAKTGFDDRTVFVVDRPEVEYDIPENRVLKKLLAVIAEPLARDIEGTTQGWRAAWDDTDIVRLQRTLANNVYLDALPDPAEISLSGRDLETARRSRHRLYADSARLYRLYDDLLNDRLDRPAVQKLLQETLVVPTEPHRLFELCCVFGTIRRLQRAYGELTLQRVEPGMDELARLESDKHRIDVYYDQTGPLQFTESLPSVAELQDRGADEQFIRLARAGETHQEAMETFLGQSSERLLYSGRPDVLVLRYERDQKADGVLTDCVIGEAKYTESEATFSVGVRELLEYVTFARDESGYLEDSTVEITGVIYTDGVETTTDRGSGLRHLSTDAIFQEQ